The following proteins are encoded in a genomic region of Pan troglodytes isolate AG18354 chromosome 2, NHGRI_mPanTro3-v2.0_pri, whole genome shotgun sequence:
- the RETNLB gene encoding resistin-like beta produces MGPSSCLLLILIPLLQLINPGSTQCSLDSVMDKKIKDVLNSLEYSPSPISKKLSCASVKSQGRLSSCPAGMAVTGCACGYGCGLWDVQLETTCHCQCSVVDWTTARCCHLT; encoded by the exons ATGGGGCCGTCCTCTTGCCTCCTTCTCATCCTAATCCCCCTTCTCCAGCTGATCAACCCGGGGAGTACTCAGTGTTCCTTAGACTCCGTTATGGATAAGAAGATCAAGGATGTTCTCAACAGTCTAG AGTACAGTCCCTCTCCTATAAGCAAGAAGCTCTCGTGTGCTAGTGTCAAAAGCCAAGGCAGACTGTCCTCCTGCCCTGCTG GGATGGCTGTCACTGGCTGTGCTTGTGGCTATGGCTGTGGTTTGTGGGATGTTCAGCTGGAAACCACCTGCCACTGCCAGTGCAGTGTGGTGGACTGGACCACTGCCCGCTGCTGCCACCTGACCTGA